The nucleotide sequence GCTTCGGTTGATGGAGAAGTTTTGTTTAAAAATGTAGATTTTAATATGGCAAAAGGCGATAAAGTGGTTGTTTTCTCTAAAGATTCACGTGCAACAACCGCTTTTTACGAAATTTTAAACAATAATTTAAAAGCCGATAACGGCACGTTTGAATGGGGAATTACCACCACACAATCTTATTTACCGGCAGATAATCACAGTTTCTTTACCGATGATTTAACTTTGGTTGATTGGTTGCGTCAATGGGCTAAAACCGAAGAAGAGCGTGATGAGGTTTATGTTCGTGGGTTTTTAGGAAAAATGATTTTTTCTGGTGAAGAAGCATTAAAAAAAGGTTCAGTTTTATCGGGTGGCGAAAAAGTACGTTGTATGCTTTCACGTATGATGATGATACGTGCAAATGTTTTGATGTTAGACGAACCTACAAACCACTTAGATTTGGAATCGATTACAGCATTTAACAACTCGCTGAAAAACTTTAAAGGTTCGGTATTGTTTACAACACACGATCACGAATTTGCTCAAACCGTTGGTAACCGTATTTTAGAGTTAACACCAAACGGAGTTATTGATCGTTACATGACATTTGACGAATATTTAGACGATCCAAAAATTAAAGAATTAAGAGGAAAGATGTATTCTTAATAAAGAATAAAAATCCCTTAAATTAATTTTTAAGGGATTTTTATTACTTCATCTTCAACGTAAGTTTTGCAATTTTTTCCGAAAGGTTGCTCATCCAGATTAGTTGGTCAATAATTAATTGTGATTCTTCTAATTTTTGAATTTTTGACTGATCGTCAATATCCATTTTTTCAACTTCCTGTCGGCGGATTGCTTTTAACTGCCCCATACTTATTTTAAAATCTTCTTCGGTATCATCAGTAATTTCCGCTTCAAAATCAAGGTTGTGCAATGCCTGACTTAAGTTGTTGTTAATGTAATCCATCACCAGTTTAAAAGCATTTGAAGCCTCGGTGGTTTTATGAAACTGAATGTAGGTGCCAATACTTGCTGCCGATGAAACCAATGTTTGGTTTAAAACGGTTAATTCATAGAGCTCGGCACGGTTAATTTGTTTGGTTCTAGGTTCCTGAATCATCCGTTGAAAACTTGCCATCAGATTTCCTACTTCAATAAAAGCATTTTTACGGGCAAGTTTGTATGATGTGGTGGGTTCGCCTTTTTTAATGTAATAATATTTTACTTCAATTATATACAGTTTTATAACCCGCAACGATTTTTCCAGATAAGTATTTACAGAATAAAGTTCCCAGGTAGGCCAAACAAATCTTGTGGCAAAAAAGGCTAAAAGGGCACCAATACTAGTGTCTAAAATACGGAAAACAAGATGCGATTCGGCATTATTGGTAAGCAAACCATAAATTAATATTACATATAAGGTTACAAAAGTAACACCTACTTTGTAATCGATTCCTGAAAACCAATAGCCCAACAGCATTGCAATAATGGCTAAAATACTTAAAACAACGTTGCTGTCTATTAAAATTAAAGCCGTGATTCCTAAAATACCGCCAATAACGGTTCCTATAATTCGGTGGGTAGATCGCTGTTTGGTTAAACCGTATCCGGGACGCATAATAACTACAATTGTAAGTAAAATCCAGTATGCGTTCTGAAAATCGAATATTTTACCTACAATTAGCCCTATAAGCATTGTCAACGTTAAACGCAGCGAATAACGAAACGTCGCCGATTTAAAATTTAAATGTGCTGTAAGGGTTTTTAAACGATAATGTTCCGGAGTAAAAAATTTTTCTAAATCGCGGTATTTTCCTCGTAATTCATCGGCATTTACCCGTTCTTTATAAACGCGTTCCAAGCCTTTAATTTTTTCTACCTGTTTATCGGCATAAAAAAGCAAATTGCTTACATTTACAGCATTTTCATCATACACAGAAATGTTTTGGTTTTCTATAAATTCATTCATTCTTAGTTTAAGTCTCTTAAAATCATTTACTAAACTCATTTTTGAATGATACTTTCTATTGGTCTTAATACTAAAAGACAATTGTTTTAAAGTAATTGAAAAGTTTTTCGCCAGCGTTCTGTATTCGCCCAAAACAGATTCATCGTTTTTAAAAAAATCGATAAATTCCTGATGATTGAATGTATTTGCCATAGCAAGTTCTAAAATTTCTACCAAAGACGATAAGGCAACCAACAGTTTACGGTTGTTGTTAGAATTTAAAGTACGTGCTTTATTGTAAACCAAATATTCGCGAATATGCTCGTGTAATTCGTTAATCCTAACTTGCTTTTCCAGCATTTGCCTGTTAATTTTTTCTCTGTCAGTATCTTTTTGCCATAATTGTGCACGTAAGTCAAGGTAGTCACCAGTAATTTCAATACATTCAGCTACTTCCAAATTAATATATCTGTTGGGTTTAATAAAATAAAATAAGATTGATACAAAGGTGTAAAACAATCCGCCCAATAATAAATAGATACAGTTGGTTAATAAAATTTCAGGCTTATCGTGATGGATAAACGATAAACTTATGGTTAATAACAAAGTGAATGACAGTAAATTGGCACGATGCCCGTAGAGCGAAATAAAAGCCGAAAAAAATACTAATAAACAAAAAACCGGGGCAAATATTAAAAAATAATTATAAGTGTAGGTTAATATAAAAGATATTAAAGGAATTAGAACCGATACCATTAACAAACCAATTACTTTATGTTTAAAATTACTCGAAATATCAATCGGTGCACACAACAACGCACCTAAAGTAACGGTAAAAGCGGCAGTAGCCCCAGCAGAACTGTAAAAAATAAAAAACGAAACAATGGCAGTAAACGTTATTTTAATAGCGTTATAAAACTGATTGTCACCAAATTTCAAGATAAATTTATCAAACATTATAAAAAGTGTATTATAAAAAACAGTCAATCAATACCTGCATTAAAGTTAATTAATTAGCGGTAATTTTTACTATATTTTGTAAATTTGCAACAATATTTAAATACAAAAAAATGATTTTACCCATTGTAGGTTACGGCGACCCGGTTTTACGTAAAGAATGCGAAGAAATAACAAAAGATTATCCGCAGTTAAAAGAACTTGTACAAAATATGTATGATACAATGGACAACGCTTACGGTGTGGGTTTGGCAGCACCCCAGATTGGACTTCCTGTTCGCCTGTTTGTTGTAAATACCAAACCTTTTGGCGAAGATGAAGATTTATCAAAAGAAGAACGCAATTTTTTAGCAACCTTTAGCTGTACGTTTATCAATGCTAAAATTTTAAAAGAAGAAGGCGAAGAATGGGCTTTTAACGAAGGCTGTTTAAGTATTCCCGGTGTTCGTGAAGACGTGTACCGCAAACCAAATATTACCATTGAATATTACGATGAAGATTTTAAAAAGCATACCAAAGAATTTTCAGGATATGCTGCACGCGTTATTCAGCACGAATACGATCATATTGAAGGTGTTTTGTTTACCGACAAAATTTCTACCTTGAAAAAGAAATTAAATTCTAAACGATTGCAGAATATTATCGAAGGAAAAGTTTTCCCCGATTATAAAATGAAATTTATCAACAAAAAAGGCAGATAATTTTGGTTATTAAATTCAAATTATGATATTTGTGACCTTGAAAAAAATAAAGTAATGAGCGTAGAAAAAGTTTTAGCTATATCTGGAAAACCAGGATTGTACGAATTAAAAATCCAAACAAGATCAGGATTTATTGCAGAATCACTAATCGATGGTAAAAAACTAACCGTTGGTTTAAGAAGTAATGTTAGTTTATTGTCAGAAATTTCTATTTATACAGAAACAGACGAACTAAAATTATTTGAAGTTTTTGCACGTATTGCAAAGAAAGAAAATAACGGAGCATCATTAGATCATAAAGCATCAAATGATGAGTTGTTAGCTTATTTTGGTGAAGTTATTCCAGATTTCGATCGTGACCGTGTATATGTTTCAGACATTAAAAAGGTATTAAACTGGTATAACATTTTACAAAAAGCAAATTATATAACAGCATTAAACACACAGGCAATTACAACTACAGGAACAGTAACCATTAACAACGAACCTGCAATAGAAGAAGCTGTAGTGGTAGAAACAGACGACACTGCGGTTGAAAAGCCAAAACGTGGAAGAAAGAAAAAAACAGAAAACGAAGAATAATTTATAAATCCGGCTTTTAGTCGGATTTTTTTATATTTTTAAAGAATGAACAACAGAGCCAAACAATTAAATTTCAAATATTTTAAAAAAACAATTTGAGATTTTAAGGGGATATTATGTTACTCTTTTTAAAATCAATAGGTTAAATAAAAACTGAACTTTAATGTTCGGTTTTTATTTTTTAAAAATATATTTTGGCACGATTAATGATATTTAGATTTGTATAAAAGAATTTTAAACATTTAAAACCATATATTATGAAAAAGATAGCATTACTTTTAACAGTATTTATAGGATTAACAGCATTACAAAGTTGTACCATTGAAGAATATTATGACGACGGAACCTATTCTCAGGTTTTTGAACAACCTAATGAAACTTTAATACAAGAAGACGCTTACACTTATTCTGCAACTTGGAATTTTCCAGGCTCACTTTACGAAAGTGATAATGTTTTAGTTTATAGATGGCAAGGAAATACATGGACATTGATACCTGTTTCTTATGATTTGGGGGGTGGGGATATCGTTAAATACGATTATGATTTTACTCGTTACGATATAAAAGTATATTTTACGGCAAATTTCCCGGTAGCTGAATTATCGGATGCAGAGTATGACGAATTTGTATATCGTCAAACATTTAGAATAGTAGTGGTTCCTGGAGGATATGCACAAAAAATAAATTATAGTGATTACAATGCCACTATCTCGGCATTGGGATTAGAAAATGCCCCTGTAAAAACACTACAATTAAAGAAATAAATAAAGTATTTTTATAGCACCCCCTAAATTTTAGGGGGTGTTTTTATTTTGTGTTTATTTTTTTTATAATTTTGCTTCATCAAACAACACAAATCAAAAAATATGGCAACTTTTCGTTTCGAAGCTTTAAAAGCAGCAAGTAACCGTAAACCGGTAACTGTTTCAGAAATTGGTAAAAAATCTGAAATTTTCGGTAGCAATGTATTTAATGACAAAGCAATGCGTCAACATTTGACTCCTGAAGCATACAAAGCAGTACGCTCTGCAATGGATCACGGTACAAAAATAGACCGTAAAATGGCAGATTATATCGCTTTAGGTATGAAAGAATGGGCAATGGGCAAGGGGGTAACTCATTATACGCACTGGTTTCAACCTTTAACCGGTACTACGGCTGAAAAACACGACGCTTTTTTTGAAACGTCTTTTGATGGATCTGATCCGGTAGAAAAATTCAGCGGCTCGCTTTTGGTTCAACAAGAACCGGATGCTTCTTCGTTTCCAAACGGAGGTATCAGAAATACGTTTGAAGCACGTGGTTATACTGCTTGGGATCCTACATCGCCGGCATTTATCTTTGGAACAACTTTATGTATTCCAACCGTATTTGTTTCTTATACAGGTGAGGCGTTAGATAATAAAGCACCTTTGTTAAGAGCATTGTTGGCAATTGATGAAGCGGCAACCGAAGTAGCTAAGTTTTTTGATAAAAACGTAAAAAAAGTAACTCCGACTTTGGGTTGGGAACAAGAATATTTTTTAATTGATGCTGCATTAGCGGCTTCTCGTCCGGATATTTTACAAACTGGCAGAACGTTGTTGGGACACGTATCGGCAAAAGGTCAGCAATTAGAAGATCATTATTTCGGATCAATTCCTACAAGGGTTTTAAACTATATGCGCGATTTAGAAAATGAGTGTATGTTGTTGGGAATT is from Flavobacterium dauae and encodes:
- a CDS encoding FUSC family protein, producing the protein MFDKFILKFGDNQFYNAIKITFTAIVSFFIFYSSAGATAAFTVTLGALLCAPIDISSNFKHKVIGLLMVSVLIPLISFILTYTYNYFLIFAPVFCLLVFFSAFISLYGHRANLLSFTLLLTISLSFIHHDKPEILLTNCIYLLLGGLFYTFVSILFYFIKPNRYINLEVAECIEITGDYLDLRAQLWQKDTDREKINRQMLEKQVRINELHEHIREYLVYNKARTLNSNNNRKLLVALSSLVEILELAMANTFNHQEFIDFFKNDESVLGEYRTLAKNFSITLKQLSFSIKTNRKYHSKMSLVNDFKRLKLRMNEFIENQNISVYDENAVNVSNLLFYADKQVEKIKGLERVYKERVNADELRGKYRDLEKFFTPEHYRLKTLTAHLNFKSATFRYSLRLTLTMLIGLIVGKIFDFQNAYWILLTIVVIMRPGYGLTKQRSTHRIIGTVIGGILGITALILIDSNVVLSILAIIAMLLGYWFSGIDYKVGVTFVTLYVILIYGLLTNNAESHLVFRILDTSIGALLAFFATRFVWPTWELYSVNTYLEKSLRVIKLYIIEVKYYYIKKGEPTTSYKLARKNAFIEVGNLMASFQRMIQEPRTKQINRAELYELTVLNQTLVSSAASIGTYIQFHKTTEASNAFKLVMDYINNNLSQALHNLDFEAEITDDTEEDFKISMGQLKAIRRQEVEKMDIDDQSKIQKLEESQLIIDQLIWMSNLSEKIAKLTLKMK
- the def gene encoding peptide deformylase — its product is MILPIVGYGDPVLRKECEEITKDYPQLKELVQNMYDTMDNAYGVGLAAPQIGLPVRLFVVNTKPFGEDEDLSKEERNFLATFSCTFINAKILKEEGEEWAFNEGCLSIPGVREDVYRKPNITIEYYDEDFKKHTKEFSGYAARVIQHEYDHIEGVLFTDKISTLKKKLNSKRLQNIIEGKVFPDYKMKFINKKGR
- a CDS encoding DUF5606 family protein, translated to MSVEKVLAISGKPGLYELKIQTRSGFIAESLIDGKKLTVGLRSNVSLLSEISIYTETDELKLFEVFARIAKKENNGASLDHKASNDELLAYFGEVIPDFDRDRVYVSDIKKVLNWYNILQKANYITALNTQAITTTGTVTINNEPAIEEAVVVETDDTAVEKPKRGRKKKTENEE